From Melanotaenia boesemani isolate fMelBoe1 chromosome 12, fMelBoe1.pri, whole genome shotgun sequence, a single genomic window includes:
- the LOC121650017 gene encoding uncharacterized protein C2orf80-like, producing MEAKQVKKDVGVLICNYVGQKLREKSFDPAGRGRSTVLDDLAHYDLAISVALWWLSQDDGRRVLDTDIIGATCCSGTVQYPNRLEREAMILSSFAGIIMSSLPVEEILALYRCKPVATYPSHRSKGLIVYPFTLSYHPFAMLHSYKAVQHSKKHSEKLNRWLSEGEKTSSPPRQVSVQTSSSSSSSTFLSDSSDGHQEAAENYEGSQESLQD from the exons aTGGAGGCAAAGCAGGTGAAGAAAGATGTCGGTGTGCTCAT CTGTAATTACGTCGGACAGAAGCTGAGAGAAAAGTCCTTCGATCCAGCAGGAAGAGGAAGGTCCACGGTGCTGGACGACCTG GCTCACTACGATCTCGCCATCAGTGTCGCCCTGTGGTGGCTGAGCCAAGACGATGGACGGCGTGTTCTTGACACAGATATCat TGGAGCCACGTGCTGCTCAGGAACCGTTCAGTACCCCAATCGCTTGGAGCGGGAGGCGATGATCCTGTCTTCCTTTGCTGGAATTATTATG agcAGCCTTCCAGTGGAGGAGATTTTGGCTCTTTACAGGTGTAAACCCGTTGCTACGTACCCCAGCCACCGGTCTAAG GGTTTGATTGTGTATCCCTTCACACTGTCCTACCATCCGTTTGCAATGCTGCACTCTTATAAGGCGGTGCAACACTCCAAGAAGCACA gtgaaaagctgAACCGATGGCTGTCTGAGGGGGAGAAAACCAGTTCCCCACCCAGacaagtttcagtccaaacctcgtcttcctcctcatcctcaacCTTCCTCAGT GACAGCAGTGATGGTCACCAGGAAGCAGCGGAGAACTACGAGGGTTCACAGGAGTCTCTGCAGGACTGA
- the si:dkey-57a22.11 gene encoding uncharacterized protein si:dkey-57a22.11 isoform X2 → MEVVYLQKQVESLCFELATKKYKQRKLLLILKNLQSNTLQHLDMAVELISDSDSQTPSENCESKGNPAVGSSNKLLTMQPEIWRNFSENLPEKRSSEEGLRVLSRCSETTDIYNDNFAAEKRSSGQQAQTTPAETSRSSTSSLRDEVERLSTIFSQSGFDVKSVLCHQKSETREDSPPSLSGDVHPSTGSTLETEPQLSIHEKTVVLDTTMEMTISNAAEIVAVETKAKKKSSSKLKDKKSLKKAWGTGAEVQDSLDLRPNEEPPGTLEDVNVPEVLEPQLLKITHRNLTVSHIPRLGKQKKPSKKTSKSPEVVSDLEDYFSDPKVTFSRASSSPSEQDTATPRITIRRSRTKSRKLSAVSQQPSLSLTSHDDDDDDGSRQLYDEKREQNKDQQQPEEFLFCAEKECRPESGLVVCLPPGGVMKTNQKPNCRETFIVSVFRDSTSSTLDQNPIRPEGSSCETEELLAAVAENVDIQYSQSNPLMKAHSSWKRPRPDLPEPQSVQDGSKCSDHLGGLPPDRLAASASEFPKCKKARREETGRSSKKKAEPSAEGDGLLNEKQKKSKKKSNRSHQKQRYEEAASCPEHGDENHDSSKDLNNTEPKMVSTLHRKTLKLHKESRNLRETFVVSRRKTQDRSEDPSLNSTRTSAAMDGIHQSVGDLLMHELPPWLLNDVSTASTESGSAACTPVRATMTHESPDVTVESSPVGRVLTMLTNTMMTLDSENRGRSRRRNCVVSYKEPPLNSKIRRGDKYTETTFLSSPVFKDGKKKKKPKRTED, encoded by the exons ATGGAGGTGGTGTACCTGCAGAAACAGGTGGAGTCTCTCTGCTTCGAACTAGCCACcaagaaatacaaacaaaggaAGCTG CTGCTCATCTTGAAAAACCTGCAGAGCAACACTCTGCAGCACCTGGACATGGCGGTAGAGCTCATCTCCGACAGT GATTCTCAGACACCATCGGAGAACTGCGAATCCAAAGGAAATCCTGCAGTGGGAAG TTCCAACAAACTGTTAACGATGCAGCCAGAAATTTGGAGGAATTTCTCGGAGAATCTGCCAGAAAAACGAAGTAGTGAGGAAGGCCTCAGGGTCCTGAGCAGATGCAGTGAAACCACCGACATTTATAACG ATAATTTTGCTGCTGAGAAAAGAAGTTCAGGCCAGCAGGCACAAACGACCCCGGCAGAAACGTCCCGTTCGTCCACCAGCAGCCTGCGGGATGAAGTAGAGCGCCTGTCCACAATATTTTCTCAGTCTGGATTCGATGTGAAGTCCGTCCTCTGTCATCAGAAAAGTGAGACCCGTGAAGACTCGCCACCATCTCTTTCTGGGGATGTCCACCCCTCCACTGGCTCCACCCTGGAAACCGAACCTCAGCTCAGCATACACGAGAAAACTGTTGTTCTCGATACAACAATGGAAATGACCATTAGTAACGCTGCCGAGATCGTCGCCGTGGAAACCAAAGCCAAGAAAAAATCCTCCTCAAAgctgaaagacaagaaaagcCTGAAGAAGGCCTGGGGTACTGGTGCAGAGGTACAGGACTCGTTAGATCTGAGGCCGAACGAGGAACCTCCCGGCACCTTGGAGGATGTCAACGTTCCAGAAGTTCTTGAGCCTCAGTTGCTCAAAATCACCCACAGGAACCTCACAGTATCTCATATTCCTAGACTgggcaaacaaaagaaaccctCAAAGAAAACTTCAAAATCCCCTGAAGTTGTCTCAGACTTGGAAGACTATTTTTCAGATCCTAAAGTTACATTTTCAAGAGCCAGCTCAAGTCCATCAGAACAAGATACGGCAACACCCAGGATCACCATCAGGAGGTCCAGAACTAAAAGCAGAAAGCTGTCAGCCGTTTCCCAACAGCCTTCGCTCTCTTTGACATCtcatgatgacgatgatgacgaTGGGAGCAGGCAGCTCTATGATGAAaagagagaacaaaacaaagaccaACAACAACCAGAAGAGTTCCTGTTCTGTGCAGAAAAGGAGTGTCGTCCAGAGTCAGGACTCGTGGTGTGTCTGCCTCCTGGTGGCGTCATGAAGACAAATCAGAAACCAAATTGCAGGGAGACATTTATCGTCTCTGTTTTCAGGGACAGCACCTCATCAACCCTGGACCAGAACCCAATACGTCCTGAAGGATCCAGCTGTGAGACAGAGGAGCTGCTGGCGGCTGTGGCTGAAAACGTAGACATACAATACTCCCAATCAAATCCACTCATGAAGGCCCATAGCTCTTGGAAGCGTCCTCGTCCTGACCTTCCAGAGCCCCAGAGCGTCCAGGACGGCTCGAAATGCAGCGATCATCTTGGAGGCCTACCTCCAGACCGACTCGCAGCCTCAGCTTCAGAGTttccaaaatgtaaaaaagccagaagagaagaaacaggaagATCCAGCAAAAAGAAAGCTGAGCCATCAGCAGAGGGTGACGGCCTTTTAAatgagaagcagaagaagagcaAGAAGAAAAGTAACCGCAGTCACCAAAAGCAGAGATACGAGGAGGCAGCGAGCTGTCCTGAACACGGTGATGAGAACCACGACTCATCTAAAGATCTGAACAACACAGAACCCAAGATGGTTTCCACGCTGCACAGAAAGACCTTAAAGCTgcacaaagaaagcagaaatcTCCGGGAGACGTTCGTCGTCTCCAGACGGAAAACTCAAGACAGAAGTGAAGACCCGTCTCTGAACAGCACGAGGACGTCTGCTGCGATGGATGGCATTCATCAGAGCGTAGGAGACCTGCTGATGCACGAGCTGCCGCCGTGGCTGCTCAACGACGTCAGCACAGCAAGTACTGAGTCTGGATCTGCAGCCTGCACCCCCGTCAGGGCGACCATGACACACGAGTCTCCCGATGTCACAGTGGAATCCTCTCCAG TTGGCAGAGTCCTGACAATGCTGACGAACACCATGATGACCCTGGACAGTGAAAACAGAGGGAGAAGCAGGAGGAGAAACTGTGTGGTCAGTTATAAGGAGCCACCCCTGAACAG TAAAATTAGACGTGGAGATAAATACACCGAAACCACCTTCCTGAGTTCTCCAGTGTTTAAGGAcggcaagaagaagaagaagccgaAGAGGACTgaagactga
- the si:dkey-57a22.11 gene encoding shugoshin 2 isoform X1, with the protein MFPVKMMTPLKPSKQTTAAASKIKNKILNTSSFFKVSLKTNNKALALALQAQKERSRQLQMEVVYLQKQVESLCFELATKKYKQRKLLLILKNLQSNTLQHLDMAVELISDSDSQTPSENCESKGNPAVGSSNKLLTMQPEIWRNFSENLPEKRSSEEGLRVLSRCSETTDIYNDNFAAEKRSSGQQAQTTPAETSRSSTSSLRDEVERLSTIFSQSGFDVKSVLCHQKSETREDSPPSLSGDVHPSTGSTLETEPQLSIHEKTVVLDTTMEMTISNAAEIVAVETKAKKKSSSKLKDKKSLKKAWGTGAEVQDSLDLRPNEEPPGTLEDVNVPEVLEPQLLKITHRNLTVSHIPRLGKQKKPSKKTSKSPEVVSDLEDYFSDPKVTFSRASSSPSEQDTATPRITIRRSRTKSRKLSAVSQQPSLSLTSHDDDDDDGSRQLYDEKREQNKDQQQPEEFLFCAEKECRPESGLVVCLPPGGVMKTNQKPNCRETFIVSVFRDSTSSTLDQNPIRPEGSSCETEELLAAVAENVDIQYSQSNPLMKAHSSWKRPRPDLPEPQSVQDGSKCSDHLGGLPPDRLAASASEFPKCKKARREETGRSSKKKAEPSAEGDGLLNEKQKKSKKKSNRSHQKQRYEEAASCPEHGDENHDSSKDLNNTEPKMVSTLHRKTLKLHKESRNLRETFVVSRRKTQDRSEDPSLNSTRTSAAMDGIHQSVGDLLMHELPPWLLNDVSTASTESGSAACTPVRATMTHESPDVTVESSPVGRVLTMLTNTMMTLDSENRGRSRRRNCVVSYKEPPLNSKIRRGDKYTETTFLSSPVFKDGKKKKKPKRTED; encoded by the exons ATGTTTCCTGTGAAGATGATGACTCCATTAAAGCCCTCCAAACAGACTACGGCTGCAGCATCAAAgatcaaaaataaaattctcA ATACATCCTCCTTTTTCAAGGTCTCTTTGAAGACCAACAACAAGGCCTTGGCTCTTGCCCTGCAGGCCCAGAAAGAAAGGAGCAGGCAGCTTCAGATGGAGGTGGTGTACCTGCAGAAACAGGTGGAGTCTCTCTGCTTCGAACTAGCCACcaagaaatacaaacaaaggaAGCTG CTGCTCATCTTGAAAAACCTGCAGAGCAACACTCTGCAGCACCTGGACATGGCGGTAGAGCTCATCTCCGACAGT GATTCTCAGACACCATCGGAGAACTGCGAATCCAAAGGAAATCCTGCAGTGGGAAG TTCCAACAAACTGTTAACGATGCAGCCAGAAATTTGGAGGAATTTCTCGGAGAATCTGCCAGAAAAACGAAGTAGTGAGGAAGGCCTCAGGGTCCTGAGCAGATGCAGTGAAACCACCGACATTTATAACG ATAATTTTGCTGCTGAGAAAAGAAGTTCAGGCCAGCAGGCACAAACGACCCCGGCAGAAACGTCCCGTTCGTCCACCAGCAGCCTGCGGGATGAAGTAGAGCGCCTGTCCACAATATTTTCTCAGTCTGGATTCGATGTGAAGTCCGTCCTCTGTCATCAGAAAAGTGAGACCCGTGAAGACTCGCCACCATCTCTTTCTGGGGATGTCCACCCCTCCACTGGCTCCACCCTGGAAACCGAACCTCAGCTCAGCATACACGAGAAAACTGTTGTTCTCGATACAACAATGGAAATGACCATTAGTAACGCTGCCGAGATCGTCGCCGTGGAAACCAAAGCCAAGAAAAAATCCTCCTCAAAgctgaaagacaagaaaagcCTGAAGAAGGCCTGGGGTACTGGTGCAGAGGTACAGGACTCGTTAGATCTGAGGCCGAACGAGGAACCTCCCGGCACCTTGGAGGATGTCAACGTTCCAGAAGTTCTTGAGCCTCAGTTGCTCAAAATCACCCACAGGAACCTCACAGTATCTCATATTCCTAGACTgggcaaacaaaagaaaccctCAAAGAAAACTTCAAAATCCCCTGAAGTTGTCTCAGACTTGGAAGACTATTTTTCAGATCCTAAAGTTACATTTTCAAGAGCCAGCTCAAGTCCATCAGAACAAGATACGGCAACACCCAGGATCACCATCAGGAGGTCCAGAACTAAAAGCAGAAAGCTGTCAGCCGTTTCCCAACAGCCTTCGCTCTCTTTGACATCtcatgatgacgatgatgacgaTGGGAGCAGGCAGCTCTATGATGAAaagagagaacaaaacaaagaccaACAACAACCAGAAGAGTTCCTGTTCTGTGCAGAAAAGGAGTGTCGTCCAGAGTCAGGACTCGTGGTGTGTCTGCCTCCTGGTGGCGTCATGAAGACAAATCAGAAACCAAATTGCAGGGAGACATTTATCGTCTCTGTTTTCAGGGACAGCACCTCATCAACCCTGGACCAGAACCCAATACGTCCTGAAGGATCCAGCTGTGAGACAGAGGAGCTGCTGGCGGCTGTGGCTGAAAACGTAGACATACAATACTCCCAATCAAATCCACTCATGAAGGCCCATAGCTCTTGGAAGCGTCCTCGTCCTGACCTTCCAGAGCCCCAGAGCGTCCAGGACGGCTCGAAATGCAGCGATCATCTTGGAGGCCTACCTCCAGACCGACTCGCAGCCTCAGCTTCAGAGTttccaaaatgtaaaaaagccagaagagaagaaacaggaagATCCAGCAAAAAGAAAGCTGAGCCATCAGCAGAGGGTGACGGCCTTTTAAatgagaagcagaagaagagcaAGAAGAAAAGTAACCGCAGTCACCAAAAGCAGAGATACGAGGAGGCAGCGAGCTGTCCTGAACACGGTGATGAGAACCACGACTCATCTAAAGATCTGAACAACACAGAACCCAAGATGGTTTCCACGCTGCACAGAAAGACCTTAAAGCTgcacaaagaaagcagaaatcTCCGGGAGACGTTCGTCGTCTCCAGACGGAAAACTCAAGACAGAAGTGAAGACCCGTCTCTGAACAGCACGAGGACGTCTGCTGCGATGGATGGCATTCATCAGAGCGTAGGAGACCTGCTGATGCACGAGCTGCCGCCGTGGCTGCTCAACGACGTCAGCACAGCAAGTACTGAGTCTGGATCTGCAGCCTGCACCCCCGTCAGGGCGACCATGACACACGAGTCTCCCGATGTCACAGTGGAATCCTCTCCAG TTGGCAGAGTCCTGACAATGCTGACGAACACCATGATGACCCTGGACAGTGAAAACAGAGGGAGAAGCAGGAGGAGAAACTGTGTGGTCAGTTATAAGGAGCCACCCCTGAACAG TAAAATTAGACGTGGAGATAAATACACCGAAACCACCTTCCTGAGTTCTCCAGTGTTTAAGGAcggcaagaagaagaagaagccgaAGAGGACTgaagactga